A portion of the Juglans microcarpa x Juglans regia isolate MS1-56 chromosome 1D, Jm3101_v1.0, whole genome shotgun sequence genome contains these proteins:
- the LOC121255059 gene encoding LOW QUALITY PROTEIN: elongation of fatty acids protein 3-like (The sequence of the model RefSeq protein was modified relative to this genomic sequence to represent the inferred CDS: inserted 1 base in 1 codon), which translates to MITQTLTYWLSEHPSIVSFRWSHTQSWXSTWSFLVTSIVLYLAVSTFLHLLLALLLRPSKAVPLGPIPALHSLSMALISATIFAGILLSAAAEIRDTRWFWRRSKTPFQWLLCFPLGTRPSGRVFFWSYIYYLTRFLHMLRTLFTVLRRRKLAFSQLFNHSILTCMSFLWLEFSQSFQVLAIIFTTSVYSVVYGYRFWTAIGLPSACFPFVVNCQIVLLGCNLVSHVGVLLLHFFKGGCNGIGAWGFNSVLNGAILLLFLNFYVKMHFRKRKCGSEVLSCSASEAEMKKVKEKDV; encoded by the exons ATGATCACCCAGACCCTCACCTACTGGCTCTCGGAGCACCCCTCCATCGTCAGTTTCCGGTGGAGCCACACCCAATCCT GCTCCACCTGGTCATTCCTTGTCACTTCCATAGTTCTTTATCTCGCCGTCTCCACCTTCCTCCACCTCCTCCTGGCGCTCCTCCTCCGTCCCAGTAAGGCTGTTCCTCTCGGTCCAATCCCGGCTCTCCACAGCCTCTCTATGGCTCTCATCTCCGCCACCATCTTCGCCGGAATCCTCCTATCCGCTGCCGCAGAGATCCGGGACACCCGCTGGTTCTGGCGCCGCTCCAAGACCCCTTTCCAGTGGCTTCTCTGCTTCCCACTCGGCACCCGCCCGTCGGGTCGGGTTTTCTTCTGGTCCTATATCTACTACTTGACCCGTTTCCTCCACATGCTCCGAACCTTATTCACCGTTCTACGACGTCGTAAGCTCGCGTTCTCCCAGCTCTTCAACCACTCCATCCTCACCTGCATGTCGTTTCTCTGGCTCGAGTTCTCGCAATCCTTCCAGGTCCTCGCCATCATCTTTACGACGTCGGTTTACTCCGTGGTGTACGGGTACCGGTTCTGGACGGCAATCGGGTTGCCCAGCGCGTGCTTTCCGTTCGTGGTGAACTGCCAGATCGTGCTTTTGGGTTGCAACCTGGTGTCACATGTGGGTGTCCTGCTGTTACATTTCTTCAAGGGCGGATGCAACGGAATTGGCGCGTGGGGCTTCAACTCTGTGCTCAATGGCGCCATTCTGCTTCTGTTCTTGAATTTCTATGTGAAAATGCACTTTAGGAAGAGAAAGTGCGGGTCCGAGGTTCTCTCCTGCTCTGCCTCGGAGGCAGAAATGAAGAAGGTTAAAGAGAAGGATGTTTGA
- the LOC121268368 gene encoding calcium uniporter protein 2, mitochondrial-like, whose amino-acid sequence MAFRKTPAQRLLNITKPSTQTLANCRVSSSSVGRTRFPPDRVQTTIDPDPGDNSIFRRFLHKRAAFQPELRSLPIGENLMAKLKSLGIAQDRIRLDCLSPPPGISTAGSSEVTDGLTVEDARKLLRVAQLDRVKARLRDIQKTWIPYSDFVRVCREGCSDLDQGLRLSKVLDESGTVIVLGNVVIIRPEQVAKAIQSLIPLPGANPNDPSLERQELEEMHLQKAAIDRKADALVRRELWCGLGFLMVQTAGFMRLTFWELSWDVMEPICFYLTSMYCMAGYAFFLRTSKEPSFEGFYQSRFTVKQKRLMEFHNFDIARYNELRRAACPNSSSSSSSEYAASSAASMFSNDGKIHFGGLNQ is encoded by the exons ATGGCGTTCAGGAAGACTCCAGCTCAGCGCCTCTTAAACATTACCAAGCCCTCCACCCAAACCCTCGCCAATTGTCGCGTTTCTTCCTCCTCCGTTGGCCGGACCCGGTTCCCTCCCGATCGGGTCCAAACCACCATTGATCCTGATCCCGGAGACAACAGCATTTTCCGCCGCTTCCTTCACAAGCGTGCGGCTTTCCAGCCGGAGCTCCGGTCCCTTCCCATCGGGGAGAACCTGATGGCGAAGCTGAAATCCTTGGGCATTGCCCAGGACCGTATCCGACTGGACTGCCTGAGCCCTCCGCCGGGGATAAGTACGGCGGGGAGTTCGGAAGTGACGGATGGCCTGACGGTCGAGGACGCGAGGAAGTTGTTGAGGGTAGCGCAGTTGGATAGGGTGAAGGCGAGGCTGAGGGATATCCAGAAAACCTGGATACCTTACTCAGACTTTGTTCGGGTCTGCAGAGAAGGCTGCTCGGATTTGGATCAGGGCCTCCGGTTATCCAAGGTGCTTGACGAGTCCGGTACCGTTATCGTCTTGGGAAACGTTGTGATCATCAGGCCTGAGCAG GTAGCAAAAGCCATCCAAAGCCTTATTCCTCTCCCCGGAGCCAATCCAAACGACCCAAGTCTGGAACGACAGGAGCTGGAAGAGATGCATCTGCAGAAGGCAGCCATCGACAGAAAGGCCGATGCCTTGGTGCGCCGGGAACTCTGGTGCGGGCTGGGGTTCCTAATGGTGCAAACAGCCGGGTTCATGAGGCTCACATTTTGGGAGCTTTCATGGGATGTCATGGAGCCCATTTGCTTCTATTTGACATCCATGTACTGCATGGCTGGCTATGCGTTTTTCCTCAGGACCTCCAAAGAGCCCTCTTTTGAAGGGTTCTATCAGAGCAGGTTTACTGTAAAGCAGAAGCGCCTCATGGAGTTTCACAATTTTGACATTGCAAGGTACAATGAGCTCCGGAGAGCTGCTTGtccaaattcttcttcttcttcttcttcagagtATGCAGCATCTTCAGCTGCTTCAATGTTCAGTAATGATGGAAAGATTCACTTTGGTGGTCTAAATCAATAA